One part of the Coffea eugenioides isolate CCC68of chromosome 10, Ceug_1.0, whole genome shotgun sequence genome encodes these proteins:
- the LOC113749100 gene encoding 21 kDa seed protein-like: MKTLLLFLSFLLFNSFLSFAAEEPNPVLDINGEEIRPGVEYHVVSLIWGAGGGGVTYGKGPGNEICPLAVVQAPSDLNRGHPVTFTPVNPEEGVVRVSTDLNIKFSEPPIINFCRGSNVWKVHFNEALEQHFVLTDGVEGNSGCETEANWFKIEAIGGLGYKLGYCPAVCDSSSEAICKDVGIYYDDDGTRRLALSDQPFLVVFIKKNVDILKSVTSA; the protein is encoded by the coding sequence ATGAAGACATTACTtctctttctttcatttcttctcttcaactctttcctttctttcgcTGCTGAAGAGCCCAATCCAGTGCTCGACATCAACGGGGAGGAAATCCGTCCTGGTGTCGAGTACCACGTCGTGTCCCTCATCTGGGGTGCCGGTGGCGGCGGTGTAACTTACGGCAAGGGCCCAGGCAATGAAATTTGCCCTCTGGCAGTTGTTCAGGCGCCGTCAGATCTCAATCGAGGCCATCCAGTAACTTTTACACCGGTGAACCCGGAAGAAGGCGTGGTTCGTGTTTCCACTGATTTAAACATCAAGTTCTCTGAACCaccaattattaatttttgtCGTGGATCAAATGTGTGGAAGGTTCATTTCAACGAGGCACTCGAACAACACTTTGTACTGACTGACGGAGTTGAAGGGAACTCGGGATGTGAGACCGAGGCCAATTGGTTTAAGATTGAAGCCATCGGTGGTCTAGGTTACAAGCTTGGTTACTGTCCCGCAGTTTGTGACTCCAGTTCTGAAGCGATTTGCAAAGATGTTGGCATCTATTATGATGACGATGGAACCAGGCGTCTGGCTTTAAGTGATCAGCCTTTCCTGGTGGTGTTCATTAAGAAAAATGTAGATATTCTCAAGTCCGTTACCTCTGCTTAA